From a single Nicotiana tomentosiformis chromosome 2, ASM39032v3, whole genome shotgun sequence genomic region:
- the LOC104087947 gene encoding zinc finger protein CONSTANS-LIKE 16-like — MSMGKKNRKSKTKNKRRKPKFLSLSLQLSNKKSQPSDHHMPVSSTASTHDHQNSSQQLNLFPLHPENLVDDKDSGHDENVALFFSGAENSATTLTELLTSSKDEIDSNQSGPNYMTVSSSEARLKYADTYRGQEGELVRTALRNKEREHKEEEKWVVYSDVVDLDQHSETTRKEEEVSSCSIDRPRKRNQQQQLSLKLDYEEILNAWSDKGSLYLQAESPQIVPDIHDDFLNYETSFSSHGLMGGWDSSAVLYRVPEVMASEQSASRTTESLQEEELKVGRREASVLRYKEKRQKRLFSKKIRYQVRKLNAEKRPRVKGRFVKRD; from the exons ATGTCCATGGGCAAGAAAAATCGTAaatccaaaaccaaaaacaagcGGAGAAAACCTAAGTTTCTAAGTCTTAGTCTTCAGCTTTCTAATAAAAAATCTCAACCGTCAGATCATCATATGCCGGTATCATCCACCGCTAGCACCCATGATCATCAAAATTCTTCTCAACAGCTCAATCTCTTTCCTCTACACCCAGAAAATTTAGTCGACGACAAAGACAGTGGCCACGATGAGAACGTGGCCCTGTTTTTTTCCGGCGCTGAAAACAGCGCCACTACTCTTACCGAACTTCTCACTTCTTCTAAGGATGAAATTGATAGCAACCAAAGTGGTCCAAATTACATGACGGTTTCATCATCGGAAGCAAGACTAAAGTATGCCGACACTTACAG GGGACAAGAAGGTGAGCTAGTACGGACAGCTCTGAGGAACAAAGAGAGGGAACACAAGGAAGAAGAGAAGTGGGTTGTTTATTCGGACGTTGTTGATCTTGACCAACATAGTGAGACAACGAGGAAGGAGGAGGAAGTAAGCAGTTGTTCAATTGATCGTCCGAGGAAGAGAAATCAACAGCAGCAGTTGTCACTAAAGCTTGATTATGAGGAAATATTGAATGCTTGGTCAGATAAGGGTTCGCTTTATCTTCAGGCAGAATCTCCGCAGATCGTTCCCGATATCCATGACGATTTTCTCAATTATGAAACATCTTTTTCATCCCAC GGACTAATGGGTGGCTGGGATAGCAGTGCAGTTCTATATAGAGTGCCAGAAGTTATGGCAAGTGAACAAAGTGCAAGTAGAACCACAGAAAGTTTACAAGAGGAAGAGTTGAAGGTTGGACGAAGAGAGGCCAGTGTATTAAGGTACAAAGAAAAGAGACAGAAGAGGCTCTTCTCTAAAAAAATCCGCTATCAAGTTCGGAAGCTCAACGCTGAAAAGCGCCCTCGCGTTAAG GGGCGATTTGTTAAGAGGGATTGA